The Nitrospira sp. CR1.1 sequence TGGAAAAGCCGACGCGTTTCACAATCGCGCAGGCCTCGTTGCCGATACCCTCTACTTTCAATTCGAGAATGACTCCGATGGCCCGTCCGGAGATATCCAGCGCTTCTTCTAGCGTGGGAATACGCTGCCAATTGCCCGCGTCCAGCCGTTGAACCTGCTCCAGCGACATCTCGGCGAGACTGCCGGATTTGTTGGTGGTGCGATCGATCGTCTCATCGTGCAGCAAGACGAGATGGCCGTCGCTGGTTTCGCGCAGGTCGATCTCAACGAAATCTGCGTGAAATGATCGAGCTTTCCAAATGGCGGCCAGAGTATTTTCAGGAGCGTGGCCGGCGGCTCCGCGATGACCGATGCGAAGGACGGAAGGGATAGCGACCTCGCGTGAGAAGGTCTGAAGCGATCTCCCCGCTGTACCCCACTGGGCTCGGGGAGGGGCTTTCTTTTCGAGCCGCACTTCCCTACCATATTTCGCGTATCTCTGCAAAGAGTTGTCAAGTAGCCTGGTTGTTGTGTGGCGTTGGCGAGGGAGGAAGACGGATGCCGACTCAGTTCAATCCGGATTATCCAACAAGATTGGGAGGCCGTGAGGGAGGCGCCGTGACGAGCGCTCTATTACCAGTATTTATTGAGCCTTCATATTGATCCTCCCCCCTCTTCCTAGATTTACTTA is a genomic window containing:
- a CDS encoding glycerophosphoryl diester phosphodiesterase; the protein is MQRYAKYGREVRLEKKAPPRAQWGTAGRSLQTFSREVAIPSVLRIGHRGAAGHAPENTLAAIWKARSFHADFVEIDLRETSDGHLVLLHDETIDRTTNKSGSLAEMSLEQVQRLDAGNWQRIPTLEEALDISGRAIGVILELKVEGIGNEACAIVKRVGFSNSLIYASFLIAELHRVRQADPAAQIMVLHHRHLPQDPVAEVVALHASHVGLHYSTITPALLQTYHDLGRQVFAYTVNDPKDIRRMCDLGVDGIVSDFPDRI